A DNA window from Branchiostoma lanceolatum isolate klBraLanc5 chromosome 17, klBraLanc5.hap2, whole genome shotgun sequence contains the following coding sequences:
- the LOC136423492 gene encoding muscleblind-like protein 1 isoform X14 yields MDQYLKLWGYQWNTNLEQATPQFNNIQAAAAFNPYLNPMAPSSMGLVPTEVPFQSAVPLVPGASAPAVLPAKIARTDRLEVCREFQRGNCTRGENDCKYAHPTEGVTVDTSDNCVTVCMDYIKGRCTREKCKYFHPPPHLQAKIKAAQHQAQQAAAAMSPLGTLDMNSPAVLCHSFDLDDGGDQGDLQWRGNIGADQNMVGYPAGMVPYAKRPTLDKSTLYNPQLAAQYQQAIASMQLQQGQQPFVPTGTAFPPMMLPAPAGAATAASNVPYFNAQNQHTDQLPVCRDFKAGNCKRPNCRYVHLVEDHVEVVDGKVTVCRDALKMKCARPMCKYYHLPAGQTLPTAHTIV; encoded by the exons CAGGCTACCCCGCAGTTCAACAACATTCAGGCTGCCGCAGCCTTTAATCCGTACTTGAACCCGATGGCACCTTCGTCGATGGGGCTGGTGCCCACGGAGGTTCCGTTTCAAAGTGCCGTGCCGCTAGTGCCTGGGGCCAGTGCTCCTGCAGTGCTTCCAGCGAAGATTGCTCGCACTGACAGACTGGAG GTCTGCCGTGAGTTTCAGCGTGGAAACTGCACAAGAGGAGAGAACGACTGTAAGTACGCCCACCCGACCGAGGGGGTAACAGTCGACACATCCGACAACTGTGTCACGGTGTGCATGGACTATATCAAGGGTCGCTGCACACGGGAGAAATGCAAGTACTTCCACCCACCCCCCCACCTGCAGGCCAAGATCAAGGCAGCTCAGCACCAGGCGCAACAGGCCGCCGCTGCCATG AGCCCTCTTGGGACTTTAGACATG AATAGTCCGGCAGTCCTCTGTCATAGCTTTGACCTTGACGATGGAGGTGACCAGGGTGACCTTCAGTGGAGAGGAAACATAGGCGCCGATCAGAATATGGTC GGATACCCAGCTGGCATGGTTCCGTACGCCAAGCGTCCTACCCTGGACAAAAGCACACTGTACAACCCCCAACTTGCCGCGCAGTACCAGCAAGCCATCGCCTCTATGCAACTCCAGCAGGGTCAACAGCCCTTTGTCCCCACGGGTACTGCCTTCC CTCCCATGATGCTCCCTGCTCCCGCTGGTGCAGCCACTGCAGCTTCCAATGTTCCTTACTTCAATGCACAAAACCAG CATACGGACCAGCTGCCCGTCTGCCGTGACTTCAAGGCCGGGAACTGCAAACGACCAAACTGCCGTTACGTGCACCTAGTGGAAG ACCATGTTGAAGTGGTTGATGGGAAGGTTACGGTCTGCCGGGACGCTTTGAAGATGAAGTGTGCCCGCCCGATGTGCAAGTACTACCACCTGCCCGCCGGACAAACCCTGCCAACCGCCCACACCATAGTCTGA
- the LOC136423492 gene encoding muscleblind-like protein 1 isoform X15, with translation MALDLAYYVYNLKQATPQFNNIQAAAAFNPYLNPMAPSSMGLVPTEVPFQSAVPLVPGASAPAVLPAKIARTDRLEVCREFQRGNCTRGENDCKYAHPTEGVTVDTSDNCVTVCMDYIKGRCTREKCKYFHPPPHLQAKIKAAQHQAQQAAAAMSPLGTLDMNSPAVLCHSFDLDDGGDQGDLQWRGNIGADQNMVGYPAGMVPYAKRPTLDKSTLYNPQLAAQYQQAIASMQLQQGQQPFVPTGTAFPPMMLPAPAGAATAASNVPYFNAQNQHTDQLPVCRDFKAGNCKRPNCRYVHLVEDHVEVVDGKVTVCRDALKMKCARPMCKYYHLPAGQTLPTAHTIV, from the exons CAGGCTACCCCGCAGTTCAACAACATTCAGGCTGCCGCAGCCTTTAATCCGTACTTGAACCCGATGGCACCTTCGTCGATGGGGCTGGTGCCCACGGAGGTTCCGTTTCAAAGTGCCGTGCCGCTAGTGCCTGGGGCCAGTGCTCCTGCAGTGCTTCCAGCGAAGATTGCTCGCACTGACAGACTGGAG GTCTGCCGTGAGTTTCAGCGTGGAAACTGCACAAGAGGAGAGAACGACTGTAAGTACGCCCACCCGACCGAGGGGGTAACAGTCGACACATCCGACAACTGTGTCACGGTGTGCATGGACTATATCAAGGGTCGCTGCACACGGGAGAAATGCAAGTACTTCCACCCACCCCCCCACCTGCAGGCCAAGATCAAGGCAGCTCAGCACCAGGCGCAACAGGCCGCCGCTGCCATG AGCCCTCTTGGGACTTTAGACATG AATAGTCCGGCAGTCCTCTGTCATAGCTTTGACCTTGACGATGGAGGTGACCAGGGTGACCTTCAGTGGAGAGGAAACATAGGCGCCGATCAGAATATGGTC GGATACCCAGCTGGCATGGTTCCGTACGCCAAGCGTCCTACCCTGGACAAAAGCACACTGTACAACCCCCAACTTGCCGCGCAGTACCAGCAAGCCATCGCCTCTATGCAACTCCAGCAGGGTCAACAGCCCTTTGTCCCCACGGGTACTGCCTTCC CTCCCATGATGCTCCCTGCTCCCGCTGGTGCAGCCACTGCAGCTTCCAATGTTCCTTACTTCAATGCACAAAACCAG CATACGGACCAGCTGCCCGTCTGCCGTGACTTCAAGGCCGGGAACTGCAAACGACCAAACTGCCGTTACGTGCACCTAGTGGAAG ACCATGTTGAAGTGGTTGATGGGAAGGTTACGGTCTGCCGGGACGCTTTGAAGATGAAGTGTGCCCGCCCGATGTGCAAGTACTACCACCTGCCCGCCGGACAAACCCTGCCAACCGCCCACACCATAGTCTGA